From the Limosilactobacillus panis genome, one window contains:
- a CDS encoding DUF2252 domain-containing protein, with amino-acid sequence MINSQLDIFDLKRLQIPKSKHELVEGGKQQQAAIPSSQLATFTPVDRDPVAAIDLTESKMIPELLPLRHERMLASRFSFFRGTAELMEQDLKKQAQSNIPIVISGDAHVNNFGFYASPERQLLFGLNDFDEARIGNWESDLKRLLVSAELAGEENGFAKADLYDLLQLVTKTYRHAIKRANRMTLSDVFYFSFEINNMIRTIDSLGDGNVQMNYHLQKIMKKSQHSNSEEIIQKMGTADERGNLVFKDNPPRAKHLGPILYQQVVAGYKFYRQNAREDVRVLLANFHISDIIRYSVGVGSFGTRCYLILLTGIDGSHLVLQVKEALPLRYNLLNLQVQQAIQNGIQAGRRIVTAQRVLQSSSDPFLASTRFGGRSYYVRQFRDMKGSIKVNKLDFDSFQLYCQVCALLLAMAHTESPTSPMIRGYLKHQKVLDKGLADWSLRYVDQVTADYTAFKKAVEKG; translated from the coding sequence ATGATCAATTCACAGCTTGATATTTTTGACTTGAAGCGATTACAAATTCCCAAAAGCAAACACGAACTGGTGGAAGGGGGAAAGCAACAGCAAGCAGCAATCCCGAGTTCTCAACTGGCAACTTTCACGCCAGTTGACCGTGATCCCGTCGCCGCCATTGACCTAACCGAGTCCAAGATGATTCCTGAGCTTCTTCCCCTGCGCCACGAGCGGATGCTTGCCAGCCGCTTCTCATTCTTCCGGGGAACGGCCGAACTAATGGAACAGGACCTCAAAAAACAGGCCCAAAGCAATATTCCAATCGTCATCAGTGGGGACGCCCACGTCAACAACTTCGGCTTTTACGCCTCCCCCGAACGGCAACTGTTATTTGGCCTTAATGACTTTGACGAAGCGCGGATTGGCAACTGGGAAAGTGACCTGAAGCGGCTGCTGGTCAGCGCCGAACTGGCGGGCGAGGAAAATGGCTTTGCCAAGGCCGACTTATACGACTTGCTCCAACTAGTCACTAAGACCTACCGTCACGCCATCAAGCGCGCTAACCGGATGACGCTTTCCGATGTCTTCTACTTTTCCTTTGAGATCAATAACATGATTCGGACAATCGATTCGTTGGGGGATGGTAATGTCCAGATGAACTACCACCTGCAAAAAATCATGAAGAAGAGCCAGCACAGTAACTCCGAAGAAATTATCCAAAAGATGGGAACAGCGGATGAGCGGGGTAACCTGGTCTTTAAGGACAACCCGCCCCGCGCTAAACACCTGGGACCCATCCTCTACCAGCAGGTTGTTGCTGGCTACAAATTTTACCGGCAAAACGCCAGGGAGGACGTCCGTGTCCTCCTCGCCAACTTCCACATTTCGGACATTATCCGCTACAGCGTCGGTGTCGGTAGCTTTGGGACCCGGTGTTACTTGATTCTACTGACGGGAATTGATGGTAGCCACCTTGTCCTCCAAGTCAAGGAAGCCCTACCTTTACGTTACAACCTGCTTAATCTCCAGGTCCAACAGGCCATCCAAAATGGGATTCAGGCGGGGCGCCGGATTGTGACCGCCCAGCGGGTTCTTCAGTCAAGCTCCGACCCCTTCTTGGCCAGCACACGCTTTGGCGGACGGAGCTACTACGTCCGTCAGTTCCGTGACATGAAGGGATCCATCAAGGTTAACAAGCTCGACTTTGACAGCTTCCAACTGTACTGTCAGGTATGTGCCCTTCTCTTGGCAATGGCCCACACTGAGAGCCCGACTTCACCAATGATCCGGGGTTACCTCAAACATCAAAAGGTCTTGGATAAGGGTCTCGCCGACTGGTCACTACGCTATGTCGACCAGGTGACTGCCGACTATACCGCCTTCAAAAAGGCTGTTGAAAAAGGATAA
- a CDS encoding aldose epimerase family protein, producing MDIVKVPFGKFNGQAVTKYVLTNDNGVQAGILDFAGLLQSFKVPTKDGGKADMVLTSENLDEFTGNGFCTNRLIGRVAGRIGDGEFKIDGKEYHVEQNEGKNTLHGGKNGFYNHVWHVDGTKLTDNAVSLTLSLTLTPEMDTFPGKMHVVATYTLDNNDNLSLKFSATTDADTLFNPTNHTYWNLSNAAAKTIDNLKLYVNSKNHLAVDDGKIPTGEKVANAGTPFDFSTPTKLADALKPMAATKENGFDDIWEVEPSLDKPVASLEDPESGRKMTLYSDRNGLVMYTMNSDDPTVYNHGKVQPHMGIAMEAQTLSDTPHHPEFGNVDLHPGEEKTYTIKWHVEY from the coding sequence ATGGATATCGTTAAAGTGCCATTTGGCAAATTTAATGGCCAAGCTGTAACTAAGTATGTATTGACTAATGACAACGGCGTTCAAGCCGGAATCTTGGACTTTGCCGGTTTACTGCAATCTTTCAAGGTCCCGACCAAGGATGGCGGTAAAGCCGATATGGTTTTGACTTCCGAAAACTTAGATGAATTCACCGGGAATGGCTTCTGCACCAACCGTCTGATTGGTCGGGTTGCCGGCCGGATTGGCGACGGTGAATTTAAAATTGATGGTAAAGAATACCACGTTGAGCAAAACGAAGGAAAGAACACCCTCCACGGTGGGAAGAACGGGTTCTACAACCACGTTTGGCACGTTGACGGTACCAAGTTGACGGACAATGCCGTTTCATTGACCCTCAGCTTAACCTTAACACCAGAAATGGATACTTTCCCGGGTAAGATGCACGTTGTCGCTACCTATACGCTTGACAATAACGATAACCTGAGCCTGAAGTTCAGCGCTACCACTGATGCCGACACCCTCTTCAACCCAACCAACCACACTTACTGGAACCTATCAAACGCTGCTGCAAAGACGATTGATAATTTAAAACTCTACGTTAACTCCAAGAACCACTTGGCCGTTGACGATGGTAAGATTCCAACGGGTGAAAAGGTTGCCAATGCCGGAACCCCGTTTGACTTTAGTACACCTACTAAGCTAGCTGATGCCTTAAAGCCAATGGCCGCAACGAAGGAAAATGGTTTTGACGACATTTGGGAAGTTGAACCAAGCCTGGACAAGCCTGTTGCTAGCCTTGAAGATCCAGAAAGCGGCCGGAAGATGACCTTGTACTCTGACCGGAACGGTTTGGTTATGTACACCATGAACTCTGACGACCCAACAGTTTACAACCACGGCAAGGTCCAGCCACACATGGGGATTGCCATGGAAGCCCAAACCCTTTCTGACACGCCACACCATCCTGAATTTGGTAACGTCGACCTTCACCCTGGTGAGGAAAAGACCTACACTATTAAGTGGCACGTTGAATACTAA
- a CDS encoding D-alanyl-D-alanine carboxypeptidase family protein, which yields MASGKNPAFFNMKARAAYAIDAESGQVLYQKNATKRYPVASVTKILTLAVIEQDIRDHKMSWKQKITITPEVAKVANDWHFSNVQLNAGEKYSVKQLVDSMMLASADGSTEALALASAGSTAAFNKKMQCVAHAAGVHDAKIYNMIGLPNGDLGKNAIKGVNKNAENLFSARDMALISEYVIEKYPETLNITKEKFADFDVSADHKEHMVNINSLLPQNGAAPKDWQIDGLKTGNTDAAGKCIVSTGTYAGRRVIVVALHTKGDWNDQSKNQKAFYEQLAASYQPQTLTSIKGLPKALRTQRVVHAKKRHSTKLALIKPVTVWLPKNTTWAQAKPSLQIDKQHRSVTGKLQAPLKKGEKVGTVKLHPAGLPTMKVPVKSTHAIQKTFF from the coding sequence ATGGCTAGCGGGAAGAACCCAGCCTTCTTTAACATGAAAGCCCGGGCCGCCTATGCGATTGACGCTGAAAGTGGCCAGGTTCTTTACCAAAAGAACGCTACCAAGCGTTACCCCGTTGCTTCGGTCACCAAAATCTTGACACTGGCAGTAATCGAACAGGACATTCGTGACCACAAGATGAGCTGGAAGCAGAAGATTACAATCACGCCGGAAGTCGCTAAGGTTGCCAACGACTGGCATTTCTCAAATGTCCAGTTGAACGCTGGGGAAAAGTACAGTGTTAAGCAGCTGGTTGACTCAATGATGCTGGCTTCTGCTGATGGGAGCACGGAAGCCTTGGCATTGGCGAGTGCTGGGAGTACGGCCGCTTTCAACAAGAAGATGCAGTGCGTTGCCCACGCCGCGGGTGTCCACGATGCCAAGATTTATAACATGATTGGCTTACCTAATGGTGACTTGGGGAAAAATGCCATTAAGGGGGTCAATAAAAATGCGGAGAACCTCTTTTCCGCCCGTGATATGGCCCTGATTTCCGAGTACGTGATTGAAAAGTATCCGGAAACGCTCAATATTACTAAGGAAAAGTTTGCTGACTTTGACGTTAGTGCCGACCACAAGGAGCACATGGTAAACATCAATTCCCTGCTACCGCAGAATGGGGCGGCACCAAAGGATTGGCAGATTGACGGCCTGAAGACGGGGAATACGGATGCAGCCGGTAAGTGTATTGTTAGCACCGGGACGTACGCTGGTCGGCGGGTCATCGTTGTTGCCCTCCATACTAAGGGCGACTGGAATGACCAATCCAAGAACCAGAAGGCTTTCTATGAACAGCTGGCCGCCAGTTACCAGCCCCAAACGCTGACGAGTATCAAAGGATTACCTAAGGCCCTGCGGACACAGCGGGTGGTCCACGCTAAGAAACGTCATTCCACGAAGCTAGCCCTTATTAAGCCAGTGACGGTTTGGCTGCCTAAGAACACAACTTGGGCTCAGGCAAAGCCGTCCCTTCAAATTGATAAGCAGCACCGTTCAGTGACCGGTAAGCTTCAAGCACCTTTGAAGAAGGGAGAAAAGGTGGGGACAGTTAAACTTCACCCGGCCGGCTTGCCAACCATGAAGGTTCCGGTTAAGAGTACCCACGCAATTCAAAAGACGTTCTTTTAA